Genomic window (Vigna radiata var. radiata cultivar VC1973A unplaced genomic scaffold, Vradiata_ver6 scaffold_176, whole genome shotgun sequence):
TCCTCGACCATCGAAAGGTTGAACTTGGTGGAGGAAAAGCGCCCTCCATGGTCCGCGCGCTAAAAAAAGCGATCGCATTCAACCAAATTACCACCCTCTCGTTCCCTTCGCCTCCAAAATTCCGTTTCACAATCCTAGCTCCCAACCTAATCCCAAAATCCAAACGAACTAACCCCAACAATGGAACCCCCCAAGCCCGAAGCGGAGTCCCAATCAAATGTCTTCAACGGCCACTCCACCACCACCCCTAACGGGTCGGGATCGGAACCGCAGGTTCCCAAGGAGAAAAGTACCACGTCATCCACCGGTAGCACGAAAAAATCCGTGCACTGGAGCCCGGAATTGGTCACCGAATCCACGTTCGCCTCTTCCCCTAACGAATCGCGCTCCAATCCATACTTTTCCCCCTCGTACTCTCAACCTGCTCCCAATTTCATGggttagttttattttcaattttctatcTTTCAAATTCCCTTTTTCCATTTCATGCTCGTGGATGCgtattttttttcgttttgttTTGTCCAGAGACGATGGTTACCGTTCGCAATGTGCTAGGGAGATGGGGTAAGAAGGTGGGAGAGGCTACAAAGAAGGCTGAGAGTCTCGCTGGAAACACGTGGCAGCACTGTAAGTTTTCtgttttgcttttattttattttattgtcgtGTTTCGGTTACAACTCTAGAGTGGGTGCACATGGAATGGGGCTCCCGGTGAATTTTGAGTTACCAGATATgggaattttgtttttaaggaAACTGGTGCTAGAgttgtataaatttaattggGAATTCGATTGTTATGTGTTTGTCAGACATGGGAATGGATTCAGTTACTTTGGAGCATTAGAAGCCATTAAATTAAACTAACGTTTGAAATGGTGCCATAACACATTTACGTTGGATAAAACAGTATAGTGTGATCCATTCTGTATGAAGAGATTCATTAAATGAGTAAATGAAACCCACCAAAAACTCATTGTTTCTGATACATTTCAACCAATAGTAGAAAGTGTGTTATAGTGTGTGTCGCGAACGGTTCTCTCTTAAATGTCACATAAAGGCTTTATTATCTATTTAAGTTGGTTTAGCAACAGGGTCTACCAAACTAACCCTTGGTGTGTGTGGCATGTACCTTGGATGCtttttatacatacatacatatatatatatacatacatacatacatatatatatatatacatacatatatatatatatgtgtgtgtgtgtgtgtgtggtatACTTTATTAAGCATTTCCTGtgtttcatcatcatcatcatgtcAACTGGTTGTTGAATTATCAAACATCATGGATTTGTTCATTGTGTTCTAATTATTAGTGCACTTGATGATTTGACGAGTCTTCTGTTTCTTGTTATTTTCTTCTCTCGGATTATCTTAATGACAGTGAATCTTTAACATTACgcaattaaaatttcttttttttcttaaattgtgCTTAAGTGAAAACAAGCCCTAGCTTTGCTGAAGCTGCTATGGGGAGAATTGCCCAGGGAACAAAGGTTCTGGCAGAAGGCGGATATGAGAAGATTTTCCTGAACACGTTTGAAACAGGTCCAGAGGAACGGCTTCAAAATTCTTTTGCATGTTATTTGTCCACATCAGCTGGTCCAGTGATGGGAGTTTTGTATATATCCTCTGCAAAGATTGCATATTCTAGTGACAATCCTATCTCCTATAAAAATAACAACCAAACAGAATGGAGCTATTATAAGGTACTTATTCTAATTAGAAATTGTTTACTGAATTGCTAGTGGAAAATAGCCTCAAcattattatatacaaaatttgcAATTACTGATGAACTGAGAAATTGACAGCTCCAAACTAGGTTATATTCTCCCAAAATAAGAAATACTTTCCAACACTCCCCCTTGTGTTGAAGGATACAAATCATATTCAGCAAGCTGGTTAATATGGACCTGACATTCAATGACCCATACGAAACATTGTTAGGGTATCACAAGCtgacaattaaaattaacaaactcAATGGTAGTTTCCCACGAGAGGACTCTTTGTCTAATAAAGTGATAAATGATTCTCTTTCCTTGGTTTTCTGATGGAATATTGTGTTTGATGTAATGTAAAGAGCAACTTGATTATTACTACATTTTTATCTTATCAACATGTTCGAACTGGTATCCAAGACTTACACTGAATATACTTCTTTATTGAACAAAGACTATTTCCGTGCCAATCTGACAGGCAaataagcccaaaatacaattGTAGATTTACAGCAATTGCCAAGATGGAATTCCAGGAGACCTCTCTCTCAGCCCTTTTGAAAAAAACCAAACCCAACCAACAAAAACATATCCTCCTACCAAGCCCCAACGGACTTATATATGTCTGTTACAGTTATAACCTATAACTGTTTTAATTGTcagtttttctccttttatataCAATACCAAATCTATCACAACACTTCCAAATTTCAATTCCCCAAGTAATTGTTTTGCCTCTACAAGTTCAGAATCCCCTAGTCTGATCGTTAACTTTTACATTAGACTGGGCAACCAAATATTGGCTTCTAGGATACAAGATTACTATCAATAAACCTTGTATCACGAAGCAGATTGTCTCTCCATACGTGAACCATATAAGTCTTTGATTTGGCAATGAATAAACTAACATTTCTTCAATGAGATCCTTAATTATATAATCCATATAAATTGACAAACACATGGTATGCTGGTAGAAAACTGAATGAATAGATTCCGCTTAAGTCATACCAAATTCTAGCTCAACAATACTAGATTTTGCTCTAGGAGATTTTAAACCGTAAAGAGATAGTTTCAACTTATAAACTAAGCTTGACTTCATCCTATTATGAATTCATGTGTGAGTTTGAGTCCCACACttattaaaaatgagaaagttaaACAACATATAAGGAAGATGATGCATAAAACCATTTCCTTAGAGTTTTGGTTGAAGGTCCTTATGTCCCTCAACCTTCACGAACATCGTGATTACATCTTTTTGGTTTAGGTCCATGCTACTGGGCATTGGGCACAACTTGTCAAATATGAGTTGTGCCAGCATGTTCTTGTGACCCAGGTTGGGTATGCTCGAGCACTCCTAGATATTGTATGCTCTTTCTAGTGAATGGGGTCTATTGTATCTTCCGATGCCAACTTGCCAAATTGGCATGATTCTCCGTTGAGGGGACCACATCCATTTTTCCTTTAGGATAAGCCCCAAACCAAGTAGGACCTCTACACCTTCCCTAAGGGCAAGGCATGTATGACCTCTACATCTTGAAGATATGAGTTCTCAACTTTTTCTTGAATCCTAACATGATTTTTTGTGTCCACAACATTCTCGTTGCCAATTTATGCTATCATGTCCATCATCATGGTGGCTACAGACATGTtgatattaaaaggtttaaagaataattctgatgtattatttcaaagggtagagtaccatatatatacatacaaggatcctataattcttcatctattaaaggaatgacaggtgcacaaatctgcacaaaattataataatatctaaattataactaacacaatatttgattgtctaatatccgttaatagaatatttggtatatcttaacacccccactcaagttggtgcatgaatatcacacattcccaactcAAATAGAGTCTcattaaacaatcttcttgacactctTTTGGTCAGAACATCAACCAACTGCAATActgatcttacaaaaggaaatgaaattatttcagCTTCAaacttctctttgatgaaatatttatcaatctccacatgctttgttctatcatgttgcacAGGATTGAGCAATTGCT
Coding sequences:
- the LOC106780234 gene encoding GLABRA2 expression modulator, with the protein product MEPPKPEAESQSNVFNGHSTTTPNGSGSEPQVPKEKSTTSSTGSTKKSVHWSPELVTESTFASSPNESRSNPYFSPSYSQPAPNFMETMVTVRNVLGRWGKKVGEATKKAESLAGNTWQHLKTSPSFAEAAMGRIAQGTKVLAEGGYEKIFLNTFETGPEERLQNSFACYLSTSAGPVMGVLYISSAKIAYSSDNPISYKNNNQTEWSYYKVIIPLHELKAVHPSSNTSNPAEKYIQVISVDNHEFWFMGFLNYDGALECMQEALEAGRHIQSEA